The Cytobacillus oceanisediminis genomic interval CTCATTACATACACCCTCTCTTACCACTTACGCTTTCTAGCAGCCTCAGACTTTTTCTTACGTTTAATACTAGGTTTTTCGTAGAATTCGCGCTTTCTTGCTTCCT includes:
- the rpsU gene encoding 30S ribosomal protein S21: MSKTVVRKNESLEDALRRFKRSVSKTGTLQEARKREFYEKPSIKRKKKSEAARKRKW